Proteins encoded by one window of Halomonas sp. Bachu 37:
- a CDS encoding ArsA family ATPase: MKELLNKRLLWVGGKGGVGKTTVAASLGVLAAGRGKRVLVVSTDPAHSLGDVFDRDLDDTPRRLLPNLDAMEIDPDIEVDAHLARVTKQMRRYAAPDMMEELERQMRLTRQSPGTQEAALLERLARLMIDDEAPYDLLIFDTAPTGHTLRLLTLPEAMAAWTDGLLAHNRKSAELGKVLAHLTPKRGRDVASPFDDPQQDPLDDLDERTRDVAQTLIDRRRLFHQARRRIENREECSFLFVMTPERLPILETDRAVRSLEEVNIPIAGTLVNRVIPEEADGEFLRARREQEATYLDRIDTLFARLPRPRLPWLPTDVQGLEVLEELAAMLEREGF, from the coding sequence ATGAAGGAACTGCTGAACAAGCGCCTGCTCTGGGTGGGCGGCAAGGGAGGCGTGGGCAAGACCACGGTAGCGGCCTCCCTTGGCGTGCTGGCCGCCGGGCGTGGCAAGCGGGTGCTGGTGGTCTCCACCGACCCCGCACACAGCCTGGGTGATGTCTTCGACCGCGATCTCGACGATACGCCGAGACGTTTGCTGCCCAATCTCGACGCCATGGAAATCGATCCGGATATCGAGGTCGACGCCCACCTGGCCCGGGTTACAAAGCAGATGCGCCGCTATGCCGCGCCGGACATGATGGAGGAGCTCGAACGCCAGATGCGCTTGACTCGGCAGTCTCCCGGCACCCAGGAAGCGGCCCTGCTGGAGCGCCTGGCGCGGCTGATGATCGACGACGAAGCGCCTTATGATCTGCTGATATTCGATACCGCACCCACCGGACATACCTTGCGTCTGCTGACGTTGCCGGAAGCCATGGCGGCCTGGACGGATGGTTTGCTGGCGCACAATCGCAAGTCGGCGGAGCTGGGCAAGGTGCTTGCCCATCTGACGCCCAAGCGCGGGCGTGACGTGGCCTCTCCCTTCGACGATCCGCAGCAGGACCCGCTGGATGACCTGGACGAGCGCACCCGAGATGTCGCTCAGACCTTGATCGACCGGCGCCGCTTGTTTCACCAGGCGCGTCGACGTATCGAAAACCGCGAGGAGTGCAGTTTTCTCTTCGTCATGACCCCGGAGCGCCTGCCCATCCTGGAGACCGATCGCGCGGTCCGCTCACTCGAGGAAGTCAATATTCCCATTGCCGGAACCCTGGTCAACCGCGTCATTCCCGAGGAGGCCGATGGCGAATTCCTGCGCGCCCGGCGCGAGCAGGAAGCCACCTACCTGGACCGGATCGATACGCTGTTTGCCCGCCTGCCACGCCCACGATTGCCCTGGCTGCCGACCGATGTTCAGGGGCTGGAGGTGCTCGAGGAACTGGCGGCGATGCTCGAGCGCGAGGGGTTCTGA
- the nth gene encoding endonuclease III produces the protein MNAQKRQQIFARLQAENPNPTTELNWSTPFELLAAVLLSAQATDVGVNKATARLFPVANTPQGIIELGLEGLKEHIRTIGLYNTKAQNLMKTCQLLLDKHDGEVPDNREDLEALPGVGRKTANVILNTAFGQPTMAVDTHIFRVSNRTGIAPGKNVVEVEHKLMRHVPKAFLQDAHHWLILHGRYTCIARKPRCGSCIIEDLCEYKDKTELS, from the coding sequence ATGAATGCTCAGAAACGCCAGCAAATCTTCGCCCGCCTGCAGGCCGAGAACCCCAACCCGACGACGGAGCTTAACTGGTCGACTCCTTTCGAGCTGCTGGCGGCGGTCTTGCTGTCTGCCCAGGCCACCGATGTCGGCGTCAACAAGGCCACCGCCAGGCTGTTCCCCGTGGCCAACACACCCCAGGGCATCATCGAGCTGGGGCTGGAAGGGCTGAAGGAACACATCAGAACCATCGGCCTGTATAACACCAAGGCCCAGAATCTGATGAAGACCTGCCAGCTGCTTCTCGACAAGCACGACGGCGAGGTCCCCGATAATCGCGAAGATCTGGAGGCGCTACCTGGCGTGGGTCGCAAGACGGCGAATGTGATTCTCAATACCGCTTTCGGCCAGCCGACCATGGCCGTGGACACCCATATATTCCGCGTTTCCAACCGCACCGGCATCGCTCCGGGCAAGAACGTGGTGGAAGTGGAACACAAGCTGATGCGCCATGTGCCCAAGGCGTTCCTGCAGGACGCCCACCACTGGCTGATTCTTCACGGACGCTACACCTGTATCGCCCGCAAGCCCCGCTGCGGCAGCTGCATCATCGAAGACCTGTGCGAGTACAAGGACAAGACCGAGCTGTCATAA
- a CDS encoding electron transport complex subunit E, producing the protein MTPPGQFSELMRHGLWSNNPALVQLLGLCPLLAVSNSVVNSLGLALATLLVMVGTGTAVSLIRHQVPASVRLPAYVMIIAAFVTCAELLMAAYTYALYQILGIFIPLIVTNCAILGRADAFASRNPVLPAATDGLMMGLGFGLVLVTLGALREALGQGTLFSSMELLLGAQASGWEIVLVENYQFLFFVLPPGAFFVAGLLIALKNVLDSRIEQRRQTQPVKSANRRVRVTGTIK; encoded by the coding sequence ATGACTCCACCCGGCCAATTCAGCGAACTGATGCGCCACGGCCTATGGTCGAACAATCCCGCCCTGGTGCAGCTGCTCGGCCTGTGTCCGCTGCTGGCAGTGAGCAACAGTGTCGTCAACTCCCTGGGGCTGGCCCTGGCGACACTGCTGGTGATGGTCGGCACCGGTACGGCGGTGTCACTGATTCGTCACCAGGTGCCGGCTTCGGTACGCCTGCCCGCCTATGTGATGATCATCGCCGCCTTCGTGACCTGCGCGGAACTGTTGATGGCCGCCTATACCTATGCGCTTTATCAGATTCTCGGCATCTTCATTCCGTTGATCGTGACCAACTGCGCCATTCTCGGTCGAGCCGATGCCTTTGCCTCACGCAATCCGGTTCTCCCCGCCGCCACCGACGGTTTGATGATGGGGCTGGGGTTCGGTCTGGTGCTGGTCACTCTCGGCGCCCTGCGCGAGGCCCTGGGACAGGGCACGCTGTTCAGCAGTATGGAACTACTGCTCGGTGCCCAGGCCAGCGGTTGGGAAATAGTTCTGGTCGAGAACTACCAGTTCCTGTTCTTCGTGCTGCCGCCGGGGGCGTTTTTCGTCGCCGGGCTGTTGATCGCTTTGAAGAACGTGCTCGATTCACGCATCGAACAGCGTCGCCAAACCCAGCCGGTCAAGTCGGCCAACCGCCGAGTTCGCGTTACCGGCACGATCAAGTAG
- the rsxG gene encoding electron transport complex subunit RsxG produces MTLLQAMTKGALALGAFALITAGSVAVTRSVTEERIEANRLVYQHRQLREVLPPALLGIELETLLQGAFTLPVAEVLGHAEPTQGWHVEHESKQALILPVVSHQGYSGEIHLLVGFDGQRRITGVRVTRHQETPGLGDKIERRKSEWITAFEGMTLDSLPPSAWAVSKDGGDFDSFSGATITPRAVVEAVHRTLRYAEHHDLPASLEPPATQARTP; encoded by the coding sequence GTGACACTGCTTCAGGCAATGACGAAAGGCGCCCTGGCACTCGGCGCCTTTGCCTTGATCACCGCCGGCAGCGTAGCCGTGACCCGGAGCGTGACCGAGGAGCGAATCGAAGCCAATCGGCTGGTATATCAGCATCGACAACTGCGCGAGGTATTGCCGCCAGCACTGCTCGGCATTGAGCTGGAAACGCTGCTGCAAGGCGCCTTTACCCTGCCGGTCGCCGAAGTGCTAGGGCACGCTGAACCCACTCAGGGCTGGCACGTCGAACACGAAAGCAAGCAGGCGTTAATCCTGCCGGTGGTGAGCCATCAAGGTTACAGCGGAGAAATCCATCTGCTGGTGGGGTTCGACGGGCAACGGCGCATCACCGGAGTACGGGTGACGCGCCATCAGGAAACCCCGGGCCTGGGTGACAAGATCGAGCGCCGCAAGAGCGAGTGGATTACCGCTTTCGAGGGGATGACGCTGGATTCGCTTCCACCTTCCGCCTGGGCGGTAAGCAAGGACGGCGGGGATTTCGACAGTTTCAGTGGCGCCACGATCACGCCACGTGCGGTCGTCGAGGCCGTGCATCGCACCCTGCGCTACGCCGAACATCACGATTTGCCGGCTTCCCTCGAGCCGCCCGCCACCCAAGCGAGGACACCATGA
- a CDS encoding RnfABCDGE type electron transport complex subunit D — MSLMHAATHAGDRPARRTSPPDTARLMRWVLLATLPGIAVLTLNFGIGVITNVVIAGLLAMGLEALMLTLRRRPVWPALGDHSALLSGVLLGVSLPPASPWWLIAVGMVAAIVVAKHLYGGLGHNPFNPAMVGYALLLVSLPTQMTLWSPPLGWLGAGWDTVLAQVLGFTSSAQLDALSGATPLDAFKHKGEAVLASEFWASAPLPEGTLAAWRQVSLAWLLGGAVLLYKRVISWHIPLAMLASMGTIALLLYAGDPSHHAPPSFHWLTGATMLGAFFIATDPVSAATSRRGKLIYGAAIGALVILLRTFGSYPDAVAFAVLLMNLCVPLLDYYTDPRPLGHAAPTRGYRPPEN; from the coding sequence ATGAGCCTGATGCACGCTGCAACTCATGCAGGCGACCGACCCGCCCGGCGAACTTCACCGCCGGATACGGCGCGGCTCATGCGCTGGGTACTGCTGGCGACGCTGCCGGGCATCGCCGTGCTCACGCTGAATTTCGGCATCGGTGTCATCACCAATGTCGTCATCGCCGGATTGCTGGCCATGGGACTGGAAGCGTTGATGCTGACGCTGCGCCGGCGTCCGGTGTGGCCTGCTCTGGGCGACCACAGCGCGCTTTTGAGTGGTGTGTTGCTGGGGGTGTCGCTGCCGCCGGCCAGCCCCTGGTGGTTGATCGCGGTGGGCATGGTGGCCGCCATCGTCGTGGCAAAGCATCTCTACGGCGGCCTGGGGCATAATCCTTTCAACCCCGCCATGGTCGGCTACGCCCTGCTGCTGGTGTCGCTTCCCACCCAGATGACGCTCTGGTCACCGCCGCTCGGGTGGCTGGGGGCAGGGTGGGATACCGTTCTGGCGCAGGTCTTGGGGTTCACCAGCTCCGCTCAATTGGACGCCTTGAGCGGCGCCACGCCACTGGATGCCTTCAAGCACAAGGGCGAGGCGGTCCTGGCCAGTGAGTTCTGGGCATCGGCTCCCTTGCCCGAAGGGACTCTCGCCGCCTGGCGCCAGGTCAGCCTGGCCTGGCTGTTGGGCGGGGCCGTTCTGCTCTACAAGCGGGTGATCAGCTGGCATATTCCCCTCGCCATGCTGGCAAGCATGGGAACAATCGCCCTGCTGCTGTATGCCGGCGACCCCAGCCACCACGCCCCGCCGAGCTTTCACTGGCTGACCGGAGCGACCATGCTGGGGGCCTTCTTCATCGCCACCGACCCCGTTTCCGCCGCCACCAGCCGGCGGGGAAAACTGATCTACGGCGCGGCTATCGGCGCGCTGGTGATACTGCTGCGTACCTTCGGCAGCTATCCCGATGCTGTGGCCTTCGCGGTATTGTTGATGAACCTCTGCGTGCCACTGCTCGACTATTACACCGATCCCCGGCCACTGGGCCATGCCGCGCCGACACGCGGTTACCGGCCCCCGGAGAATTGA